One part of the Leclercia sp. LSNIH1 genome encodes these proteins:
- a CDS encoding VOC family protein, translated as MLGLKQVHHIAIIATDYAASKAFYCDTLGFTLQSEFYREERDSWKGDLALNGQYVIELFSFPFPPARPSRPEACGLRHLAFSVDDIDQAVEHLESHGVKCEAIRIDPFTGKRFTFFNDPDGLPLELYQQ; from the coding sequence ATGCTGGGTTTAAAGCAGGTTCATCACATTGCAATCATTGCCACCGACTATGCCGCCAGTAAGGCGTTTTACTGCGATACGCTGGGATTTACCCTGCAAAGTGAGTTTTACCGCGAAGAGCGTGATTCTTGGAAAGGCGACCTGGCGCTGAATGGTCAGTATGTCATTGAGCTCTTTTCGTTCCCCTTCCCGCCGGCGCGTCCGTCCCGGCCCGAAGCCTGCGGTTTACGTCATCTGGCGTTCAGTGTGGATGACATTGACCAGGCGGTAGAGCATCTTGAATCCCACGGTGTTAAGTGCGAAGCCATCCGTATCGATCCCTTCACCGGAAAGCGCTTCACCTTTTTCAACGATCCTGATGGCCTGCCGCTGGAGCTCTACCAGCAGTAA